Genomic segment of Euzebya rosea:
CCTCGGGGGCCTCGGCGTCGACGTCGACGTCGGCGTTCGGGTGCACCCAGTCGCGCACGGGGCGTTCGTAGGTGGGGCCGTCGTGGGCCAGCGACCCGGCGGGCGCGTCGTGGACCAGCTCGCCACGGCGGGTAAAGACCAGGCGGTCGCCCTCGACGACCCGGCCGATGGGGGTGGCGTCGATCTGCCAGCGCCGGCAGATCTCCAGCACCTCCTCCAGGCGGTCGGGGGAGACCAGCGCCAGCATGCGCTCCTGGGACTCCGAGCAGAGGATCTCCCAGGCGTCCATCGACGCCTCGCGCAGCAGCACGTCGTCGAGGTCGACGCTCATGCCGAGGCCCGCGGCCGACGCCATCTCCGAGGTCGAGCAGGCGATGCCCGCCGCACCCATGTCCTGGATGCCCGACAGCAGGTCGGTGCGGTACAGCTCGAGGCACGACTCGATCAGCTGCTTGCCGGCGAACGGGTCGCCGACCTGGACGTTGGGGCGCTTGGCGTCGTCGACTCCGTCCTCGCCGAACTCGTCCGAGGCGAGGATGCTGGCGCCGCCGATGCCGTCGCGGCCGGTGCGCTGGCCGATCAGGACGGCGATGTCGCCGGTGTTCTCGGCACGGGCCAGCTGGATGTTGTCGGCCGGCAGCGTGCCGACGCAGAAGACGTTGACCAGCGGGTTGCCGTTGTAGCAGGGGTCGAACGACAGCTCGCCGCCGACGGTGGGCACGCCGATGGAGTTGCCGTAGTGGGAGATGCCGCGGACCACGCCGTCGACGACCCACTTGGTCTTGTCCAGCGACGGGTCGCCGAACCGCAGGGGATCCATGAGCGCGATCGGGCGGGCGCCCATCGTGAGGATGTCGCGGATGATCCCGCCGACCCCGGTCGCCGCACCCTGGAAGGGCTCGACGAAGGAGGGGTGGTTGTGGGACTCGATCTTGAACGTGACGGCCATCCCGTCACCCACGTCGACCACACCGGCGTTCTCGCCGGGACCGACGAGGATGCGGTCACCCTCGGTCGGCAGGGTCTTGAGGTAGATCTTGGAGGACTTGTAGGAGCAGTGCTCCGACCACATCACCGAGTACGTGCCCAGCTCCGCGGGGGAGGGCTGCCGGCCCAGCGTCTCGACGATCCGATCGAACTCGTCGTCGGTCAGGCCGAGCTCGGTGGCCAGGGTGCGCGGATCGGGCGCGGGGGCAGGAGTCGGCTGCGCGGAAGCGTGGTCGTGAGTCGTGCTCATACTGCCGAGGAGGGTACGCGCTGCGGCCCGGACCCACCCACCGCGGGGGTGGCCGACGGCCCGGCCCGACGCCTGCAGTCAGGCGGAGGGGACGCGCCGCCGTCAGGCGGGGACGGACGCCCCGACGAGCCGGTCCAGCAGGAAGGCCTTGCCGTCGGTCGAGCCGAGCAGCGCGTCGACGGCGTGCTCGGGATGCGGCATCAGGCCCGCGACGTTGCCGACCTCGTTGGTGACACCCGCGATGTTGTCGACGCTGCCGTTGGGGTTGGCGGCCTCGTCGACGGTGCCGTCGGCGTGGCAGTAGCGCAGCAGCACCTGGCCGTTGGCGGCGAGCGCGGCCGGGTCGTCGTGCACGAAGCGGCCCTCGCCGTTCTTCAGCGGGATCTCGATGACACGTCCCTCGGGACCCCAGGAGAGGTGCTGGTTGCGGTGGATGAACCGCAGGCCGATGTTGCGGGTCAGGGCACCGGGCAGCAGCCCGGCCTCGCAGAGGACCTGGAAGCCGTTGCAGATGCCGAGGACGCGGCCACCGTCGTTGGCGAACTCAACGATCGAGCTCATCGCGGGGGAGAAGCGCGCGATGGCGCCGGCGCGCAGGTAGTCACCGTAGGAGAAGCCGCCCGGGACGACGACGGCGTCGACGTCCTGGAGGTCGGCGTCCCCGTGCCACAGGCGAACGGGGTCGTGGCCGATCTGCTCGACCGCGTACGCGGTGTCGCGGTCGTCGCAGGTGCCCGGGAAGGTGACGATGCCGATGCGCATGCCGGGCAGGGTACCCGGTCAGTCCAGCGGGTTGCCCTCCGGCGGGTTCTCGACCTCGAACTCGGGCACGGGACGCTCGCGGCCCTCCTCGATGGTCTCCGCGACGCCGTTCAGCTCGATGTCGGCGATCAGCCACTCCATCTCCTGGATCTCACGACGCTGCGCGCGGATAATCTCGTCGGCGAGCTGGCGGACGCGGACGTCCTGGATGTCGGCGCGGGTGGACGTCAGGACCGCGATCGAGTGGTGGGGGATCATCGCCTTCATGTACTCGCTGCCGTCGACGGTGAGCTGGCTGCGGACGAGGAAGAGGGAGCCGGCGAACACGATGACCGATCCGATGACGATGGCGGTGTTCAGCCCTTTCCGGCTGTACATGCGCCACATGAACCCGATCATGATCGCCGACATGACCGATCCCATGAGCAGCGCCATCCACGCGCGGGTCTCGCTCCACTGGATGTGCCCCCACGCGTAGGTGTTGAGGTACATCAGGAGGAACATCACCACCGTCGAGGTGGCGATCATGGCGAAGAAGCGGCCGTAGCCCATCCCGCCGCCGCCGTCGTCGTCCGCCCGGTCGTGGCGCGGCGACTCGGCCGTGCGTAGGTCGATCTCGTGGTTGACGTCCTGCATGTGAGGGACCTCCTGGGTGATGTCGGTTCACCCGTTCACGTTCCCGACGACCCGACGCCGGAAACGCGACCTACCGGAATCCCTCGGCCTCCAGCGCGCCCAGCGGGTCGGCCAGCGCCAGCAGGGCCGCGGCGTCGTTGCACGCACGCGAGCGGTCGTCGGGCAGGAACATGCGGCCGCAGATCTCGGCCTCGGCCTGCCGTGCGAGCAAGGCTCCCGCGGCGGTCCCGACGGGCTCCTCCAGCCAGGTGGTGTCGTGCACGATCAGCGGCCCGATCCACAGGGGGTCGGTCCCGTCGCGGGCGAGCCTCGCGTTGACCAGGACCACCGGCACGTCCCCTCCGGTGTCCAGGGTCGAGTCGACGCCGGTCGCCTCGAACTGGGCGAACCGCACGACACCACCGGCCCGGGCGAAGGACTGCAGGCGACGTGCGATCGCCTCGGGGAGGACAAGCTCGCACAGCTCGTCGACGGCGTCGGCGATGCGGTCGATGTCGACGGCGGTGCCACCTGCACGGATGCCCTCGAGCAGCGCGCAGGACGGCGACAGCTCGAGCGGGTCGAGGTCACCGACGTTGTACTCGCCGACCGCGGTGGTCAGGGTCGACCCCTCCACCGGTGGTGGACGCCGTGCCGCGACCGGGACCTCCTCGGGCCCGAAGGCGACGAACGCCCAGATCAGGACCCCGATGGCCGCGGGGATCGCCGCGAGGCCGAGCAGGACGAACCAGCGGGGCAGCAGCGGGTCCTCGAGCTCACCCGTCCGGGCGCCCTCGTAGACCGACACGGCCCGACGCGCGCCGGGCTGTGGGTCCGGTCCGGCCATGCCGGATCAGCCGTCGACGACGGTGACGGTGTAGGCCTCGATCACCGGGTTGGCCAGCAGCTTGTCGGCCACGGCCTCCGCGAGCCCCTGGACGTCGGTCACGTCGTCGTCGATCACCAGCTCGATGTGCTTGCCGATCCGCACCTCGGCGACACCCTCGAAGCCCATGGTGGGCAGGGCACGTTCGACGGCCTGGCCCTGGGGGTCCAGGATCTCGTGCTTCAGCATCACATCGACGTTCACGCGGGGCATGTCAGGTCCAGTCGGAGAAGGGGAGGCCGGTGAGCAGCTCGTAGGCCTCAACGTATCGGGAGCGGGTGCGCTGCACGATCTCGTCGGGCAGCTCGGGGCCGGGAGGGGTCTTGTCCCAGTCCAGCGTCTCGAGCCAGTCGCGGACGTACTGCTTGTCGAACGATCGCTGGGCGCGTCCGGGTTCGTAATCGTCGGCGGGCCAGAAGCGGGACGAGTCGGGGGTCAGCACCTCGTCGATGAGCACGATCTCGCCGTCCACGAGGCCGAACTCGAACTTGGTGTCGGCGAGGATGATGCCCCGCTCGCGGGCGTGGTCGGCCGCCCGGCCGTACAGCTCGAGGGTCAGGTCGCGGACACGTTCGGCGACGTCGAGCCCGACGATGTCGACCGCGGTGGCGAAGTCGATGTTCTCGTCGTGGTCGCCGAGCTCGGCCTTGGTCGCCGGGGTGAACAGCACCTCGGGCAGCTGCTGGGACTCCTGCAGGCCCTCGGGGAGCGCGATGCCGCAGACGGTCCCGTCGGCGCGGTACTCCTTCCAGCCCGATCCCGACAGGTACCCACGGGCCACGCACTCGATCGCCAGCGGCTGCGCCCGTCGGCACAACATCGAGCGGCCGGCCAGCACGTCGGCGTGGTCGGCCAGTCCCTCGGGGAAGTCCGCCGGGTCGGTGGCGATCAGGTGGGTGGCGACGACGTCCCCCAGCCGGTCCAGCCAGAACGCGGTCATGGCCGTCAGCACCTTGCCCTTGTCGGGGATCGGGGTCGGCATGACCACGTCGAAGGCGCTGATGCGGTCGCTGGCGACCAGCAGCAGCTGGTCCTCGCCGACCGCGAAGATCTCGCGGACCTTGCCGGCGCCGAGGCGGGTGACGCCGGGCAGTGCGGCGACGGAGTCGAGTTCGCTCATGGCCGCCGAGGGTAAAGGACCGGAGCCGCCGTTCCACACGTCCGTCAGGTTGCCGACCCTTCAGCCGTACCCGTGCCCGAGGACTACGCTGCACCGCGCAGCGACGACGGTCGCTGCCGCCCCGTCGCCGATCGAACGGGAGACCCCCATCACCCCCACCGCCGACACCGGACCGACCCCCAGCGGGGAGGTCCGTCGCCACGTGCGCGTCGAGGGGCACGTCCAGGGGGTCTTCTACCGCGCCACCACCCAGCGGACGGCCCGTGAGCACGGCACGACCGGGTGGATCCGCAACCGGCCCGACGGCACCGTGGAGCTGGAGGTGCAGGGGCCGGCCGACGCGGTCGAGCGGGTCGTGGCGTTCTGCCGGTCCGGGCCGTCCGACGCCCGGGTCGTCCAGGTCCTGGTGGACGACCGGCCGACCGTCGACGGCGAGGAGGACTTCGAGGTGCGATGACCGTCCGGCTGTCCTCTCCCGACAAGGTCCTGTGGCCCGATGTCGGCCTGACCAAGGCGGACCTGTTCGCCTACGTCACCGACGCGGCCCCGCGCCTGCTGCCGCAGGTGGTCGACCGGCCGTTGTCGCTCAAGCGCTTCCCCAAGGGCGTGCAGGGCAAGGGGTTCTTCCAGAAGGACCTGCCCGACCACGCGCCCGAGACGATCGGCCGATGGCGGGTGTGGGCCGACTCGGCCGACCGCGAGGTGGCCTACGCCCTGGTCGACGACGTCGACGGCCTCCAGTGGCTGGCCCAGCAGAACACCATCGAGCTGCATCCGGCGCTGCTTCGCGTCGACCGTCCCGACCGCGCGGACCAGCTCGTGTTCGACATCGATCCCGGCCCGATGCAGGTCCCACCGGGCCGGGTGGCCCTGTGGGTCAAGGAGGTCCTGGACGAGCTCGAGCTGGCGGCCCGGGTGAAGACCTCCGGCGGCAAGGGGGTCCACGTGATCGTTCCGATCGAGCGTCGCTACGGGCCCGAGCTGCTGCGGCCGCTCACCCTCGCGATCGCCCGCATGGTCGCCGAGCGGCACCCCGACGAGCTGACGGTGGAGATGCGCAAGGCCGAGCGCAAGGGGCGGACGCTGGTCGACTGGTCCCGCGGGGGCGGGTCGACGCTGATCGCGGCGTGGAGCCCCCGTGCCCGGGCCGAGGCGACGGTGGCCATGCCGCTGTCGTGGGACCAGGTCGACGTCGACCTCGACCCCACCCGCTGGACGATGCGCAACGCCCTGGACCTCGACGACCCGTGGGCCGACGACGGCGTGTCGCCGCAGCGTCTGGAGCACGCCCGGGAGGCCGTGCAGGCCGCCGGATTCGAGCTGGTCGACGCCAGCCCGCGGGACCGCACGGCCAACGCGCTGTCCCGCGGGGGCCTGGCCCGCGACGCCGCTGGACGCCGGGGGGACTGAGCGCCACCGGGCGGTACCGGCCGACGGGTCGGGCGCGGTCCCGGACGCAGGGCGTATCCTCGCCGCCCGTGTCGACCTCCTCCCAGCCCCGCCCCCGTGAGCCCCACACCACCGTCCTCGGGATGGTCGGTGGCGGACAGCTCGCCCGCATGACCGCCCTCGACGCCGCACGCCTCGGCGTGGACGTCCGCGTCCTCGCCGGCGCCTCGGACCAGGGCGTCCGTGGCCTGTTCGAGGTGGTCGACGGCGCCCACGACGACCCGGCCGCGCTGACCCGCCTGGCCGACCAGGTCGACGTGGTGACCTTCGACCACGAGCTGGTCCCGCTGGACGCGATCGCGGCGCTGGAGGCCGACGGCCACCCGGTGCGCCCGTCGAGCACGACCCTGTCGTTCACCGACAAGCTCCACCAGCGACAGGCGTTCGCCGACGCCGGCCTGCCCGTGCCGCCGTTCGCCCGCGTCACCTCCACCGCCGAGGTCGAGGCCTTCGCTGCCGAGCACGGCTGGCCCGTCGTGCTCAAGGCCCCGCGCGGTGGCTACGACGGCCGCGGGGTCTCCGTGGCCGACGACCTGGCCGCCGCCGAGGACATGCTGGCTGCCGCGGCCGGCCGGCCGCTGCTGGCCGAGGCCCACCTGGACCTGGCGATGGAGCTGGCCGTCCTCGTGGTCACCTCCGCAACCGGCGAACGTGCCGTCTACGACGTGGTCGAGTCGGTCCAGGTCGAGGGCATGTGCCGTGAGGTGCACGCCGCCGCCGACCACCTGCCGGTCTCGATGGTGGCCGAGGGGCGGCGGCTGGGCGAACGCGTCGCCGACCTGGTGGAGTCCGTCGGGGTCCTGGCCGTCGAGCTGTTCGTCGTCGGCGATCAGGTGCTGGTCAACGAGATCGCCCCCCGACCGCACAACTCCGGTCACCACACCATCGACGGCTGCGTGACGTCGCAGTTCGAGAACCACGCCCGGGCGGTGCTCGGCTGGCCGCTCGGGTCCGTCGCCCCGACCGCGCCGGTCACGGTGATGGTCAACGTCGTCGGGACCGACGTCGACCCCCGCGAACGGGTGGCCGCGGTCACCGACGACGTCCGCATCCACCTGTACGGCAAGTCCGTGCGACCGGGCCGCAAGATCGGCCACGTGACCGCCACCGGTACCGATCATGCCGAGGTCGCTGAGCGCGCCCGACGGGCCGTGGCGATCCTCGAGGGCACCACCGCCACCACCAGCGCAGGAGCAACGACATGAGCCAGGCCCCCATCGTCGGGATCACCATGGGCAGCGACAGCGACCTGCCCGTCATGGGTGCCGCCGCCGACGTGCTGAAGGAGTTCGGCGTCCCCCACGAGGTGCGCGTCGTCTCGGCCCACCGCACCCCCCAGGTCCTGGCCGACTACGGCACGACCGCGGCCGAGCGCGGCCTGAAGGTGATCATCGCCGGCGCCGGCGGCGCGGCGCACCTGCCCGGCATGCTCGCGGCCTTCACCACACTGCCGGTCATCGGCGTGCCCGTCCCCAACGGCGCGCTGAACGGCATGGACGCCCTGCTGTCGATCGCCCAGATGCCCGGTGGCGTCCCGGTGGCGACCGTCGCGATCGGCAACGCCAGGAACGCCGGGCTCCTGGCCGTCCGGATGCTCGCCACGGCCGACCCCGCGCTGGCCGACAGGCTCGCGGCGGACCAGCAGGCCATGAAGGACATGGTGGCCGACAAGGACGACCGCGTCCGCGCCCGCTACGCCGGCGAGAGCGGCTTCGGCTTCACCGGCTGACCCCGATCGGCTGCACCCCCGGGCCAGCCGTCCGGAGAGGGGCCGTCAGTCCTTGGGTGCCCAGTGCACCAGCGCCAGGTCGTCGGTCTGGGTGGCATGCGGGCAGACCTTCTGGGCAAGGGCGTAGACGTCACAGTCCGGTGCCATCGCCGAGCCCTCGCGGCAGCACGTCATCAGGCGGGCGAACCCCTCGTCGAGGTCCTCGTCCCGTCGCTCGACCAGCCCGTCGGTGAACAGCAGCAGGCCCTCGCCGTCCTCGAGGCGCACCTCGCAGGCCGGGTCGTACACACAGGGACCCACGCCGAGGGGAGGTGACGCACCCTGTCGCAGGACCCGGGGGTTCGGGCCCGTGACCACGGGCGGCATCGCGCCGGCCCGGGCCCAGCGGACCGTCCGGCCGTCGGCGCTGATCCGCATCGCCAGCAGCGCCGCGCCGTCGCACCCGGGAAGGTCCGCGCAGGCCGTCGCGATGCGGTTGATCGTGTCCGCCGGGGTCGCCGCCTGTCCAGCGAACACGGCCCGTGCTGCCGCACGGAGCTGCGCGGCCGCGTGGGTACTGGTCACCCCGTGGCCGACGACGTCACCGACGACGACGTCCATCTCGCCGGTCGGCCGCAGGAACGCGTCGTAGAAGTCGCCGCCGACGTCGTGGGTGTCGAGGACCGGCCGGTACTTGCCCTGCAGCCGACCGTGGGGGTGCTGCGGGAGGGACGGCGGGATCAGGCGGCGCTGCAGGTCGTGCACCATCGTGGTGTAGCCCTTGCTGGTCGCCACCGCGTCGGTCACGAGGGCCGCGAGCTGCTCGAGGATGTGGACGGTCCTCGTGTCCCAGGCATGTCGCTCGTCGTCGATGACGCAGAAGCTGCCGAGGATCCTGCCGTCCGGATCGCGGATCGGTACGCCGCAGTAGGCCTCGACACCGATGTCCAGCCGTGCGGGATGGTCCACGAACGCCGGGTCCGCCCCGAGGTCGTCGATGACGACCGGCTTCTCCGACGTGACGACGTTCTGGCAGACCGAGTGCGACAGGGGGGTCTCGCGCGCGCTCGCCCAGGGATCGTGCAGTCCGTGCTCGCTGGTGAAGTACTGGCGATCCTCGTCGACCATCGAGATCAGCGACACCGGGGCACCGGTCAGCGACGACGCCAGCTGGGTCAGCCGATCCAGGTGGTGGAACGTGTCGTGGCGGAGCAGGCCGCTGCCGCGGAGGGCACCGAGTCGAACTCGATCGCCCACCGCGGGGCTGGTCGCGCCCTCGACGTTCGTTGCCACCACGGGGCCGACTGTAGCAACGAAGCCCGTCGGTCTCCGACCCGGCGGAGGGTCACACTTCTGGGTTTGCAATCCGAACTCAGTCGTGCCATGCTGCGTTCACATTCCGAACTCAAGGGGGTATCCGTGCTCGTCCCGCTGTCCTCGCCGCGTCAGGCCACACCGCCGGCATCCGCACCACCGGGGCCCAGTCCCCGTTCGCTGGCCGACGACGGCATGCCCCTCGTGGGCGCCGCATCGTTGTTCGAAGGGTCCTGGACCCGACGACGTGTGCTCACCACCGGACACGGCCCCGTGGTGATCCGCGCCGCCACGCCGCTCGACACGTCGTCGGTCGACCACTTCGTGCGCACCCTGTCGCCGACCGCACGGTTCCGTCGCTTCCATTCGGCGGTCAACCGGCTGACGGACCGCCAGCTCGCCGGCCTCGTCGACGTCGACCACCGGGACCGCGAGACCCTGCTGGCCGTCAGCGGTCGCACCGTCGTCGGGATGGGGCAGTACCTGGTCCAGGCCCACCCGAAGGACTCCGTGGACCTCGCTGTGGTGGTGGCCGACGACTGGCAGCGCCTGGGACTGGGACGTGAGCTGCTGTCGGCCACGGTCGAAGCCGCAAGCGCCAACGGGTTCCGCACGGCCACGGCGTACGTCCAGGCGGAGAACCGCGCCATGCTGTCGCTGCTCAGGGGCGTCCCCATGCCCATGGTCAGCGCCAACGAGGGTTCGGTGGTCGAGGTGCTGATCGACCTGTCGACGATCGGTCCGGGTCGGGCCTGAGCGCTGGTTCAGGGGCGGCGTCGCACGTCGGGGGCGGCGTGGCCCGTCACCTGCAGCTCGATGTGGTCCGACCCGACCATGCCCAGCAGGTGCAGGTCCGCGTTGCCGGTGACGGTGACCCCGATCGAGGCCTCGGTCGCGTCGACGACGACGGTGTCCACCCGCGTGCGGTCGTGGTGGGCGTCCACTGCCCGGAGGGCACGCTGACGTGCCACCGACGGGTCGAGCCGGACCTCGCCCGAACGCAGCGCGCCGTCGTCGAGGGCGGTGGCGCCGGCAACCGCGGCGTCATCGGCCACCGCGGCCAGCCGGGCCCGGACCGAGGCCGCCGACCACAGGTCCAGGCTGACGCCCCCGAGCAGCAGGAGCAGGACCGGCACGACCATCAGCCAAGCCGTCACCGATCCCCGGTCCTCGGCCCAGCAGCCGGCGGGATCGTCGAGGCCTCGACGGTTGGCGGGGCCCCGGTGTGGGGCGGGGCCGCCGTGGGCGGCGGGGCCTCGGTGGTAGGCGCGGCGTCGGTGGTCCTCGGGCCGCATCGCGGTCATCGCCCCCGGTAGGGGTCGAGGGCTCGGGCGTGCTCGCCGGTGACCGACGGGCCGTCGACGGTTCCACCACCGGGCAGTGTCACGGGCGCGGTCGGCAGGACCACCCTGACACGGACCTGCCCGTCGCGGGGCAGGGTCGGGCCGGACGGCAGGTCGACGGTCACGGTCGCCTCGTCCGTCGGGAGCCCTCGGCGGTCGAGCACCTCCATGGCGGCCCGTGCCGCAGCCGCCCGCGCGGTGACGGCGTCGGTCGCGGCGGCGGCGGCCCGGGCACCCTCCCGCGCCGCGACCGCCACGGTCTCGTGCCGTGCCGCCCAGCTCGGCAGGACGGCGATGACCAGCAGCGTCGGCACGACGAGCAACGCGACCCCGACCATCCACTCGGCTGTGACGAAGCCCCGGTCGTCGTGTGCCCGGCGGTGCCCGGTCGGTTGGTCACCGCCGGCGACACGTGCTGGCCGGGACGGCATCAGTCGACGGCGAGCGCCGCGCTGTGGGCGGTGGCCGAGGTGACGTGCGTGGGGACGAGCGGCAGCCAGCCGCCGAACGTGGCGTGGACCTCGGCAGCGGCACCCTCCGGGGCAACCGTGCAGGTGGCCGGGGCGGCATCCGACGCCATCGGCCCGAGTCCATCCGCCACGACCGACCCGACCCGTACGGCACACGACACCGGGTCGCCGGTGGCCACGCCCTGGCGAACACCTTCCTCGACCGCGGCCTGCAGGATGCCGTCGGCGTAGCGCAGCACGAGCAGGTTCGCGACGACGACGAGGAGGAGCATCGTGAACCCGGTGGTCGCCACGAAGGCCGCCGTCACGTGGCCGCCGTCCCCGTCACGCCCTCGACGCGAGGGCCTCACATGCCCAGCGCCGCGCGCATGCGGTCGATGAACTGGGCGCCCATGTCGCTGAGCCCGCCCCAGATGGCGACGATGACCGCCAGGGCGAGGGCGGCGTTGCCGAGGAGCTCGGCGGTGCTGAACCCCTCCTCCTCGCGCACGTCGGCGAGTCGTGTGGTCAGCCAGGTCACGACGGTCAGGTACACGGTGTCTCCTCGATGCACGGGCCCACCCCGGGCCGGGTCGAGGGCGAACGCTACGGACGGGAAGGGGGCCCAGCACAAGGCCCAGCACAAGGCCCAGCCCGAACCGCAGGTGACCGTCGCGGCGTTTGCCCGTTCGCCCACCGGGAAGGTGTCCCGGCAACGAGCCCCGACCCCCAGAAGAGGTACGACCGCATGGACACCGACCTACGACCCCCACGCGCCGAGGAGAGCCTCGGCGAGCTGGCCAAGCAGGCCAGCCAGCAGGCCTCGACCCTCATACGGGACGAGGTGGCCCTGGCGAAGATCGAGCTCAAGCAGGACATGCGCGAGGCCGTGGCCGGGATCAGCCTGTTCAGCGCCGCAGGTGTCACCGCCCTCCTGTCGGTGCTGATGCTCTCGGCCGCCGCCGGGTTCGGGATCGGCACCGCCATGGGTGAGGGCTGGACGTGGGCCGGCTTCGCCATCGTCGGGATCGTGTACCTGGTCATCGCCGGCCTCGCTGCCGTGATGGGCCGCAAGCACACCGAGGAGATCCCTCCGCCCGCCCCCCGCACCACCCGCCAGGTCAAGGAGACCGTCGCAGCGACCAAGGAGATCGGCCGATGAACACCGAGACCGCATCGAACGGCACCCCCACCTCCCCGGACGGCCTGGAGCGCGAGATCGAGCGCACCCGCGACGAGCTCGTCGGCACGGTCGACGCGATCGTCGAGCGTGTGCACCCCAAGGAGGTTGCCGACCGCAACGCCGAGCAGCTGAAGCGCGATGCCCAGCGTGCGCTCGACACCGCGCAGGAGCGCGCCGAGGAGCTGCAGGACCGGGCCTCGACCTTCGTCGAGGAGCACCCCGACCGCGCCAAGAACTACGCGATCGGTGCCGGCCTGTTCCTGGCCGTGCTGCTGCTGCGCCGTCGCCGTCGGCGCCGCGCCGCGAGCTGATCTCCACGACCTGACCACGACTGACGGGCCACGCCGTTCGCTGGTCCTCGAGGCCGCCGTCTCCTGCGACGGCGGCCTTCGGCTGTCCGGTGTCGAGATGACCGATCGCCCGGCCTCGCCACCCGTGCCATGCTCGCTCGTGTGACCTCACTCCCGCCGTCTCGTCACCTGCTTCGCGCCAGGGACCTGGCCGACGCCCGCTACGCCGAGCCGATCCTCGTCGACGACATGGCCGCTGCGGCGGGGCTGTCCCGGGCCCACTTCATCCGCGAGTTCCGCAAGGCGTTCGGCGAGACACCGCACCAGTACCTGCTGACCCGTCGGCTGGAACGGGCAGCGTCACTGCTCCGCCGCACCGATCGCACCGTGGCGGCCATCTGCTACATGG
This window contains:
- the purE gene encoding 5-(carboxyamino)imidazole ribonucleotide mutase, yielding MSQAPIVGITMGSDSDLPVMGAAADVLKEFGVPHEVRVVSAHRTPQVLADYGTTAAERGLKVIIAGAGGAAHLPGMLAAFTTLPVIGVPVPNGALNGMDALLSIAQMPGGVPVATVAIGNARNAGLLAVRMLATADPALADRLAADQQAMKDMVADKDDRVRARYAGESGFGFTG
- the ligD gene encoding non-homologous end-joining DNA ligase; amino-acid sequence: MTVRLSSPDKVLWPDVGLTKADLFAYVTDAAPRLLPQVVDRPLSLKRFPKGVQGKGFFQKDLPDHAPETIGRWRVWADSADREVAYALVDDVDGLQWLAQQNTIELHPALLRVDRPDRADQLVFDIDPGPMQVPPGRVALWVKEVLDELELAARVKTSGGKGVHVIVPIERRYGPELLRPLTLAIARMVAERHPDELTVEMRKAERKGRTLVDWSRGGGSTLIAAWSPRARAEATVAMPLSWDQVDVDLDPTRWTMRNALDLDDPWADDGVSPQRLEHAREAVQAAGFELVDASPRDRTANALSRGGLARDAAGRRGD
- the purS gene encoding phosphoribosylformylglycinamidine synthase subunit PurS; this encodes MPRVNVDVMLKHEILDPQGQAVERALPTMGFEGVAEVRIGKHIELVIDDDVTDVQGLAEAVADKLLANPVIEAYTVTVVDG
- a CDS encoding 5-(carboxyamino)imidazole ribonucleotide synthase, with translation MSTSSQPRPREPHTTVLGMVGGGQLARMTALDAARLGVDVRVLAGASDQGVRGLFEVVDGAHDDPAALTRLADQVDVVTFDHELVPLDAIAALEADGHPVRPSSTTLSFTDKLHQRQAFADAGLPVPPFARVTSTAEVEAFAAEHGWPVVLKAPRGGYDGRGVSVADDLAAAEDMLAAAAGRPLLAEAHLDLAMELAVLVVTSATGERAVYDVVESVQVEGMCREVHAAADHLPVSMVAEGRRLGERVADLVESVGVLAVELFVVGDQVLVNEIAPRPHNSGHHTIDGCVTSQFENHARAVLGWPLGSVAPTAPVTVMVNVVGTDVDPRERVAAVTDDVRIHLYGKSVRPGRKIGHVTATGTDHAEVAERARRAVAILEGTTATTSAGATT
- a CDS encoding DUF305 domain-containing protein; amino-acid sequence: MGYGRFFAMIATSTVVMFLLMYLNTYAWGHIQWSETRAWMALLMGSVMSAIMIGFMWRMYSRKGLNTAIVIGSVIVFAGSLFLVRSQLTVDGSEYMKAMIPHHSIAVLTSTRADIQDVRVRQLADEIIRAQRREIQEMEWLIADIELNGVAETIEEGRERPVPEFEVENPPEGNPLD
- the purQ gene encoding phosphoribosylformylglycinamidine synthase subunit PurQ; the encoded protein is MRIGIVTFPGTCDDRDTAYAVEQIGHDPVRLWHGDADLQDVDAVVVPGGFSYGDYLRAGAIARFSPAMSSIVEFANDGGRVLGICNGFQVLCEAGLLPGALTRNIGLRFIHRNQHLSWGPEGRVIEIPLKNGEGRFVHDDPAALAANGQVLLRYCHADGTVDEAANPNGSVDNIAGVTNEVGNVAGLMPHPEHAVDALLGSTDGKAFLLDRLVGASVPA
- a CDS encoding acylphosphatase; its protein translation is MPTLQPYPCPRTTLHRAATTVAAAPSPIERETPITPTADTGPTPSGEVRRHVRVEGHVQGVFYRATTQRTAREHGTTGWIRNRPDGTVELEVQGPADAVERVVAFCRSGPSDARVVQVLVDDRPTVDGEEDFEVR
- the purL gene encoding phosphoribosylformylglycinamidine synthase subunit PurL yields the protein MSTTHDHASAQPTPAPAPDPRTLATELGLTDDEFDRIVETLGRQPSPAELGTYSVMWSEHCSYKSSKIYLKTLPTEGDRILVGPGENAGVVDVGDGMAVTFKIESHNHPSFVEPFQGAATGVGGIIRDILTMGARPIALMDPLRFGDPSLDKTKWVVDGVVRGISHYGNSIGVPTVGGELSFDPCYNGNPLVNVFCVGTLPADNIQLARAENTGDIAVLIGQRTGRDGIGGASILASDEFGEDGVDDAKRPNVQVGDPFAGKQLIESCLELYRTDLLSGIQDMGAAGIACSTSEMASAAGLGMSVDLDDVLLREASMDAWEILCSESQERMLALVSPDRLEEVLEICRRWQIDATPIGRVVEGDRLVFTRRGELVHDAPAGSLAHDGPTYERPVRDWVHPNADVDVDAEAPEGDLTAHAEAVLLSPNLVPADWVTQQYDSIVGHGTVAGIGGDAAVLRLEPGVKRGIAMATDGNGRLCALDPTEGARRVVAEAARNVACTGATPVAATNCLNFGSPERPEIMGQFRDVITGMGEACIALGTPITGGNVSFYNQTGDVAVHPTPVMGVLGIHPDVTRPLGSTFTGAGHAVVIVGARTAPGLAGSEWDWVTNDRIAGRLAPIDLALEKRLHAFLAAAAEGEVVKSAHDIADGGLLANLVESCGADVGVTVDLPDALPESQMWFSESPSRVVVSTDDIRGLQALAAEHDLHLEPVGMTTAARRLVGGTLDLDLDDLAARRARVLPDLFGGQ
- a CDS encoding phosphoribosylaminoimidazolesuccinocarboxamide synthase translates to MSELDSVAALPGVTRLGAGKVREIFAVGEDQLLLVASDRISAFDVVMPTPIPDKGKVLTAMTAFWLDRLGDVVATHLIATDPADFPEGLADHADVLAGRSMLCRRAQPLAIECVARGYLSGSGWKEYRADGTVCGIALPEGLQESQQLPEVLFTPATKAELGDHDENIDFATAVDIVGLDVAERVRDLTLELYGRAADHARERGIILADTKFEFGLVDGEIVLIDEVLTPDSSRFWPADDYEPGRAQRSFDKQYVRDWLETLDWDKTPPGPELPDEIVQRTRSRYVEAYELLTGLPFSDWT